The DNA sequence TTGCTGTTGTTCGTTGAAGGCAAGGAAATGCTGAGGGAAGCCCGCTTCGTGGTGATGGATGAGCTGCATCACCAATTCCAACGGATTGCGGATAACTTCTGATAGCTTGATAAAGGAACGATAGTCTGAAGCGCAAAGCTTAGGCTATCGTTTTTTGTGCACAAATTAGTTACTTCTGGTGTAAACTAAAGATAATCATTTTCCGGAAAGGAGCGGCCATGTTTAATCTATTCATTTTGATATTGGAGCGGGTCGGGCTGATCATCATATTGGCCTACCTTTTGATGAATACCCACTATTTCAGGGACAAATTGGGCGAACGTCAACGCTTGAGCACCAAAGTGGCGCTGATTGTCGTATTCGGAATATTCGCGGTCATCTCAAACTATACAGGCGTTGAGATCAGTCAGGACCGCATCGTATCCGACCAGGTACTGATGAAACTTTCGGAGGGAGCGTCCTTGGCGAACACGCGGGTGCTCACAATCGGCGTCGCCGGTCTGATCGGCGGGCCGTTGGTCGGCACATCCGTCGGCATCATCTCGGGCGTCATCCGTTTCTTCCAAGGTGGGGAAGAGGCCTATATTTATGTGATTTCTTCCATCTTGATCGGCCTCATTTCCGGTCTGTACGGTGCCAAAACGATGCGCAAAAATACCTATCCGACGATAAAGGAAGGCTTTATGATTGGAGCCGTGACGGAAGGAGTCCAGATGCTCAGCATTCTGGTGTTGAGCCGCGATCTTCCGGCTGCTTGGGATCTGGTGACATTTATTGCGTTTCCGATGGTCCTCGTCAACAGCATGGGGACCGGCATTTTCCTTTCCATCATCGGCTCCACGCTGCGCCAAGTCGAACAGACGAAAGCGGTGCAGACGCATGATGTGCTCCAATTGGCGAACCGAACGATGCCTTATTTCCGTTCCGGCATGAACGAAGCTTCGTGCACGGAAGCGGCAAAAATCATCCAACAATTGATGAAAGTGTCCGCCGTAAGCATCACGAACACCGATCGGATTTTGGCCTATGTTGGCGCAGCCAGCGACCACCACATCGCCTCGAACGAAATATTGACCGAATTATCAAAAGAAGTGCTGCGGACAGGTGAAATCAGGGAAGTCCATTCCCATGACGAAATCGGCTGCAACCATCCGGGCTGTCCTTTGCAAGCGGCGCTCGTCATTCCGCTGAAAGCGCAAGGTAAAACGATCGGCACTTTGAAGCTGTATTTCACGGATGCGGCGAAATTGACCTTTGTCGAAAGGCAGTTGGCGGAAGGCCTCGGCAACATCTTCTCCAGCCAAATCGAATTTGGGGAGATCGAACTGCAGAGCAAGCTGCTGCAGGATGCCGAAATCAAATCCTTGCAGGCGCAAGTGAATCCGCATTTCTTCTTCAATGCCATCAATACCGTCTCTGCGTTGATCCGGGTCGACAGCGAACAGGCGCGCAGGCTGCTGATCCAACTCAGTAACTTTTTCCGGGCCAATCTGCAGGGCGCCCGCACCAACCTGATTCCGTTGATGAAGGAGCTCATGCAGGTGGAAGCCTACCGTTCGTTGGAGCAGGCTCGTTTCCCTGATCGCTACCAAGTCGACATTTCCGTCGAGGAAGGCTTGGAGGAAGTGTTGTTGCCGCCTTTTCTGATCCAGATTCTGTTGGAGAATGCGTTCAAGCATGCTTTCGGCAGCCGGAAGACCGATAATCGGGTATGGATCGATGTGAAAAACAGTCCGGATGGGGTGTTCATTTCCGTCCGGGACAACGGCGAAGGCATCGACTCCAATCACTTAGAGAAATTAGGCAAAGAAACAGTGCCATCGCAGGAAGGCACCGGCTCGGCATTGGAGAACCTGAATAAACGGTTGGTCAGTCTGTTCGGCGAATCGGCAAAATTGCATTTCGTATCTTCACCAACAGGAACGACCGTCTATTGCACGGTACCTTATCAAGAAAGGCAGGGATGAGTATGCGGGTATTGATTGTGGATGACGAACCATTGGCAAGGGATGAACTGGCTTACTTGCTAGGGCAATGCGAAGGCGTGAGCGCCATCGCCCAAGCGGATTCGATCGAAGAAGCGCTGGGAGCGATGCTTGAGGACCCTGTGGATCTGATCTTTTTGGACATTCACCTGACTAATGAGAGCGGCCTATCGTTGGCTGGCAAAATCAATAAACTGAAGAAACCGCCGATGATCATTTTTGCTACGGCCTATGATGATTATGCCGTCAAAGCGTTTGAACTGAATGCGACCGATTACGTCCTGAAGCCTTTTGAAATGGAGCGGATCCAGCAAGCGGTCAAAAAAGCCTACGGACAGTACCGCAAGCAACAGGTCGGAGAAGTGGAAGTACCGAAGCAGAAGGATATAGGACTGCAGGTCTTGCCCATCCAGATGGATGAACGTATCTATATGCTGCAGGTCCCGGAAATCATCGCAATCGGAGTCGAGAACGGCGAAACGACCATTTATACGAAAAATATGACCTACATCATTCATGAACCGCTCAGTGCGCTCGAGAAAAAAATCGATGGGCATCCTTTCCTGAGGGTTCATCGCGCCTTCCTCCTCAATCTGAAGGAAATAAAGGAAATCCAGCCATGGTTCAACCATACATTCCAACTGACGATGAGCAACGG is a window from the Trichococcus shcherbakoviae genome containing:
- a CDS encoding sensor histidine kinase, encoding MFNLFILILERVGLIIILAYLLMNTHYFRDKLGERQRLSTKVALIVVFGIFAVISNYTGVEISQDRIVSDQVLMKLSEGASLANTRVLTIGVAGLIGGPLVGTSVGIISGVIRFFQGGEEAYIYVISSILIGLISGLYGAKTMRKNTYPTIKEGFMIGAVTEGVQMLSILVLSRDLPAAWDLVTFIAFPMVLVNSMGTGIFLSIIGSTLRQVEQTKAVQTHDVLQLANRTMPYFRSGMNEASCTEAAKIIQQLMKVSAVSITNTDRILAYVGAASDHHIASNEILTELSKEVLRTGEIREVHSHDEIGCNHPGCPLQAALVIPLKAQGKTIGTLKLYFTDAAKLTFVERQLAEGLGNIFSSQIEFGEIELQSKLLQDAEIKSLQAQVNPHFFFNAINTVSALIRVDSEQARRLLIQLSNFFRANLQGARTNLIPLMKELMQVEAYRSLEQARFPDRYQVDISVEEGLEEVLLPPFLIQILLENAFKHAFGSRKTDNRVWIDVKNSPDGVFISVRDNGEGIDSNHLEKLGKETVPSQEGTGSALENLNKRLVSLFGESAKLHFVSSPTGTTVYCTVPYQERQG
- a CDS encoding LytTR family transcriptional regulator DNA-binding domain-containing protein yields the protein MRVLIVDDEPLARDELAYLLGQCEGVSAIAQADSIEEALGAMLEDPVDLIFLDIHLTNESGLSLAGKINKLKKPPMIIFATAYDDYAVKAFELNATDYVLKPFEMERIQQAVKKAYGQYRKQQVGEVEVPKQKDIGLQVLPIQMDERIYMLQVPEIIAIGVENGETTIYTKNMTYIIHEPLSALEKKIDGHPFLRVHRAFLLNLKEIKEIQPWFNHTFQLTMSNGLKIPVSRSYMKEFKEKVGI